CGACCTTCCCGAGTTGGACATGGTAGATTCATTGCGCGGGTCGGAGGGCATTGCCGCCAGCCTCTATTTTATGGTCTTGGCCCTCACCTTGAAACAGCAACGCGAGGACTTCGCCTTCAAGAGCCGTAGCCGGCGGCCGCCACGGGACCGCATCAATTGCCTCCTCAGCTTTCTCTATGCTCTGGTCCGCCATGATTGCATCGCTGCGCTCACCGTTGTCGGTCTGGATCCCTTCGTCGGATTTCTCCATGTGGAACGCCCCAACCGACCTTCGCTAGCGCTCGATCTTATGGAGGAGTTTCGCCCGTGGCTCGCCGACCGACTAGCCATAACGCTCATCAACCGGCAACAACTGGGACCTGCAGATTTCAACGAACGCGAAGGGGGCGCGGTTGAACTCACTGAGGCAGGTCGCAAACGGGTGATCAAGGCCTACCAAGAACGGAAACAAGAGACACTCCACCATCCGTTGCTCGACCAGAACCTCCGCATTGCCCAACTTCCCTTCATTCAGGCGCGCGTCCTCGCCCGTCATCTCCGAGGTGACCTGACCGACTACGTGCCGTTTGTTCCGAAATAACCGCCGCACCTCCATGCTGATTCTCGTCACCTACGACGTGGCCACCGTGGACACCTCCGGAAAGCGTAGGCTGCGCCGTGTTGCCCAAGCCTGTGAGGACTACGGTGTGCGGGTACAGAAAAGCGTGTTCGAATGCCAGGTCGGGCAGAAGGAATGGGTGCTACTGCGAAACCGGCTACTGACTGAGATCAAGGCAGACGAGGACTCGCTCCGCTTTTACTTCTTGGACGAGAAGGCCGTACAACGCACCGAGCACCACGGCGTGGACAAGCCAATCAACCTGAGCGAACCGCTCATCCTATGACCGCTCCCCCGCGAACCCCCAGCGCCGGGCCAATGATGACGGTTTCGCGGAACCGGGTGTTTTCGTGGCTTTCTCGGCCGCTTTTCCGCTCTTTGACATGGGAAAATTCCCGCAGGGTCGATCTGCGCTGGGCAGGTTCGCGCCTTATCCTTAATAGTCGCTTGCGGCTCAGCCCTTTGGGAGGGTCGCGGTCGCCTCTGGCTCCGGTCAGAGGCGCGGATTGAAACGTGATTTCCATACTGTTGCTGCTTTCGGTTGCCCGTCGCCTCTGGCTCCGGTCAGAGGCGCGGATTGAAACTCGATCATCACCCGCACCTGATCCTTGGCGGTGCGTCGCCTCTGGCTCCGGTCAGAGGCGCGGATTGAAACCTCGCGGTCCATGGCCCTGGCAATCGCGGCCCCGGTCGCCTCTGGCTCCGGTCAGAGGCGCGGATTGAAACCCGTCGAGAGGCGCACCGTCCAACCACCGGCTGAGTCGCCTCTGGCTCCGGTCAGAGGCGCGGATTGAAACACGTCCGGACCCTGCTGCTGCTGCGCGGCGCCCGAGTCGCCTCTGGCTCCGGTCAGAGGCGCGGATTGAAACTGCAGCGGGAGGTGTGATGATCGAGTTGTTCGCACCGTCGCCTCTGGCTCCGGTCAGAGGCGCGGATTGAAACGGCTGACGCCGGGCCGGAATCTTGCGGCGGTGTGTCGCCTCTGGCTCCGGTCAGAGGCGCGGATTGAAACTGGCGTGGTGGCCGGTGGCGCGGCCCGACGTGGCGGGTCGCCTCTGGCTCCGGTCAGAGGCGCGGATTGAAACACCGCTGGTGGCGTCCTGACCTTCGCGAACATCCGGTCGCCTCTGGCTCCGGTCAGAGGCGCGGATTGAAACAGGTTGAAGGCGTCACGGGGAACGACCCCCGGATACGTCGCCTCTGGCTCCGGTCAGAGGCGCGGATTGAAACATGTGCAACCGCGTCACGAAGAATTCGGCGACCGGTCGCCTCTGGCTCCGGTCAGAGGCGCGGATTGAAACCTTGGCCACCACGTACGCGCCCTGGTCTCCGTTGGTCGCCTCTGGCTCCGGTCAGAGGCGCGGATTGAAACGTTGCCGGTCACCTTCACCGCAACATGCGCAGGCGTCGCCTCTGGCTCCGGTCAGAGGCGCGGATTGAAACCCCCTTGTGCCGCACGCCCTGCACGATCTCGTTGAAGTCGCCTCTGGCTCCGGTCAGAGGCGCGGATTGAAACTTCGTGAGCGATTCCCTGGTGCGGGTCGGAACGGTCGCCTCTGGCTCCGGTCAGAGGCGCGGATTGAAACCTCGGCTGTGTACGCGGGTTACCTCGCCACCACCGTCGCCTCTGGCTCCGGTCAGAGGCGCGGATTGAAACAGCCACTCGTCCCTCCCCGTGCGGGGGGAGTGGTGTCGCCTCTGGCTCCGGTCAGAGGCGCGGATTGAAACATGCAGGCGTCGATGTCGCACTTGAATCGTAGCAGGTCGCCTCTGGCTCCGGTCAGAGGCGCGGATTGAAACGTCCCCGGCGACACCCGCGTCGGCGGGAATCTCGGGTCGCCTCTGGCTCCGGTCAGAGGCGCGGATTGAAACCAGTTCGGCCAGTTCGGAGAGCCGGTTGTCGGCGAGTCGCCTCTGGCTCCGGTCAGAGGCGCGGATTGAAACACAGCAGCTTCGCGGCCTCCTCGATCCGCGCGAGGTCGCCTCTGGCTCCGGTCAGAGGCGCGGATTGAAACCTTTGCTCTCAATACCATCTCAGAGGGGGACTTCGTCGCCTCTGGCTCCGGTCAGAGGCGCGGATTGAAACGAAGCTCATCAAGGCGATCAGCTCCAAATCCTCCCGTCGCCTCTGGCTCCGGTCAGAGGCGCGGATTGAAACCTCACGCACCTCGCCGCGGAGGGTGGTCAGCTCGGTCGCCTCTGGCTCCGGTCAGAGGCGCGGATTGAAACGGCATTGCGGGTCGCATCGCCGCCCAGTCCGACACGTCGCCTCTGGCTCCGGTCAGAGGCGCGGATTGAAACTCGATGACGGGCGATGACGCGACGGGGAACGGGGTCGCCTCTGGCTCCGGTCAGAGGCGCGGATTGAAACGTACCTGGAGTGCCGATTGCGCACTTTTCGATCTAGTCGCCTCTGGCTCCGGTCAGAGGCGCGGATTGAAACTCGGTGGACGAGGAGGGCCCATGATCAGCCCTTGTCGCCTCTGGCTCCGGTCAGAGGCGCGGATTGAAACTCGGTGACTCCAACGGCGGCATTCGCGATGACACGGTCGCCTCTGGCTCCGGTCAGAGGCGCGGATTGAAACCCTCGGCGGCAGTGGAAAGTCGCCCGAAGGATTCAGTCGCCTCTGGCTCCGGTCAGAGGCGCGGATTGAAACTGGTATCACCATCACCCTGACCGGAACCCCGGCGTTGTCGCCTCTGGCTCCGGTCAGAGGCGCGGATTGAAACCCTTGTCTGCATCGGCGTCAGCATCCCGAAGTTGAGTCGCCTCTGGCTCCGGTCAGAGGCGCGGATTGAAACCCCGTCCCACTCATGCGGCTGCCAGAAGCCTCCGTGTCGCCTCTGGCTCCGGTCAGAGGCGCGGATTGAAACACCCACCCGGTAGCCGTGTGCGTTGACCGCCTGCCGTCGCCTCTGGCTCCGGTCAGAGGCGCGGATTGAAACGGATGCTCGCCGATTGGCACCGCTCCTGTCGCCGTGTCGCCTCTGGCTCCGGTCAGAGGCGCGGATTGAAACATCCACTGGAAGAATGCGATCTACGCCGACGCGCCGTCGCCTCTGGCTCCGGTCAGAGGCGCG
The Verrucomicrobiia bacterium DNA segment above includes these coding regions:
- the cas1c gene encoding type I-C CRISPR-associated endonuclease Cas1, which translates into the protein MQQNTLFLTTPGTYVARDHLTLQVEVPIYPDDLPPEQRAKDTATGQRKVAIPIHHLESICVFGLATISPPALDLCWENGVAVNYLNEWGRLHARLTGVADTSVILRRAQFRAADDPSRCTAISRQIIAGKLQNSRNSLLRAARETTDLGDKERLDAVTDALGRQIRDLPELDMVDSLRGSEGIAASLYFMVLALTLKQQREDFAFKSRSRRPPRDRINCLLSFLYALVRHDCIAALTVVGLDPFVGFLHVERPNRPSLALDLMEEFRPWLADRLAITLINRQQLGPADFNEREGGAVELTEAGRKRVIKAYQERKQETLHHPLLDQNLRIAQLPFIQARVLARHLRGDLTDYVPFVPK
- the cas2 gene encoding CRISPR-associated endonuclease Cas2, translated to MLILVTYDVATVDTSGKRRLRRVAQACEDYGVRVQKSVFECQVGQKEWVLLRNRLLTEIKADEDSLRFYFLDEKAVQRTEHHGVDKPINLSEPLIL